In Candidatus Bathyarchaeota archaeon, a single window of DNA contains:
- a CDS encoding AbrB/MazE/SpoVT family DNA-binding domain-containing protein has protein sequence MADVSVTRKGQITIPVKLRRKFNITEGSKVKVVEENGVIVLRKLQSIFDLAGSGAGKGDAEELKKMLDRMREEDA, from the coding sequence ATGGCCGACGTTTCAGTTACCAGGAAAGGCCAGATAACCATACCCGTCAAGCTGAGGAGGAAGTTCAACATAACGGAGGGCTCAAAAGTTAAGGTGGTGGAGGAGAACGGCGTCATCGTTTTACGGAAGCTCCAGAGCATATTCGACCTCGCGGGGAGCGGCGCCGGTAAGGGTGATGCAGAGGAGTTAAAGAAGATGCTGGACCGGATGAGGGAGGAGGATGCCTGA
- a CDS encoding nucleotidyltransferase family protein, protein MIAVILAGGFAVRLHPITRDVAKPLLPIGGKPIIDHIVEKLMELEEVTRIIISTNRRFEEQFKEWLSREAYERVEVEVEPSLSEGEKLGAIGALSRLLPRLERGGGECIIIAGDNLFTSNLKGLIEYYKGKRAPTIAAYDVGGPELARRFSTLETDAEGRVLSFKEKPESPRSSLIGTCIYILPREALKEVKIYLGEGNNPDSPGHFIEWLSKRRELYAYVLEGYWCDVGTPEAYEEAIRKFREMPPR, encoded by the coding sequence ATGATCGCGGTAATCCTGGCGGGAGGGTTCGCCGTCCGCCTCCACCCGATAACCAGGGATGTGGCCAAGCCCCTCCTGCCTATAGGTGGGAAACCCATCATCGACCACATCGTGGAGAAGCTGATGGAGCTCGAGGAGGTAACCCGGATAATCATATCCACGAACAGGAGATTCGAGGAACAGTTCAAGGAGTGGCTCAGCCGGGAGGCATATGAGAGAGTTGAGGTGGAGGTTGAACCCAGCCTCAGCGAGGGGGAGAAGCTCGGCGCCATCGGGGCCCTATCCAGGCTCCTGCCCAGACTCGAGCGCGGTGGCGGGGAATGCATCATCATAGCGGGCGACAACCTGTTCACATCAAACCTGAAGGGCCTCATCGAATACTATAAGGGTAAGAGGGCCCCAACCATAGCGGCCTACGACGTCGGAGGACCGGAGCTGGCCAGGCGCTTCTCCACGCTCGAGACGGACGCGGAGGGGAGGGTCCTCAGCTTCAAGGAGAAACCCGAAAGCCCCAGGTCGAGCCTGATAGGCACATGCATCTACATCCTTCCACGTGAGGCCCTAAAAGAGGTTAAAATATACCTGGGGGAGGGTAATAATCCCGACAGCCCCGGGCACTTCATAGAATGGCTCTCGAAAAGGCGGGAACTCTACGCATACGTCCTCGAAGGGTATTGGTGCGACGTGGGCACACCAGAAGCATATGAGGAGGCGATCAGGAAGTTTCGGGAGATGCCTCCACGTTAA